The Syntrophomonadaceae bacterium genome has a window encoding:
- a CDS encoding type II toxin-antitoxin system RelB/DinJ family antitoxin, with the protein MNETTNISIRIDVQLKKQAEELFSDLGLNMTTALTIFLRQAVRSQGIPFEISRVPNAETIAAMREAETIARDPNVRGYTDLDALFNDLKA; encoded by the coding sequence ATGAATGAAACTACAAATATCAGCATCCGGATAGATGTTCAACTTAAGAAGCAGGCCGAAGAACTTTTCTCGGACTTGGGCCTCAATATGACCACAGCCTTGACCATATTCCTTCGTCAGGCTGTGCGCAGCCAAGGAATCCCGTTTGAGATTTCCCGTGTTCCGAACGCGGAAACAATCGCGGCAATGAGAGAGGCGGAAACCATTGCTCGCGACCCGAACGTAAGGGGTTATACCGATCTTGACGCGCTGTTTAATGATTTGAAAGCATGA
- a CDS encoding type II toxin-antitoxin system YafQ family toxin, protein MKYTVKPTSRFRKDYKLMEKRNLDMSLLDEIIAKLAQGIPLPSSNRDHELTGNYAGHRECHVQPDWLLIYRIEKDVLVLTLTRTGTHSDLF, encoded by the coding sequence ATGAAATATACTGTCAAACCCACAAGCAGATTCCGCAAGGACTACAAGCTGATGGAAAAACGCAACTTGGATATGTCCTTGCTTGACGAAATCATCGCGAAGTTGGCGCAGGGCATCCCGCTTCCTTCGAGCAACCGCGACCATGAACTGACTGGCAACTATGCCGGGCATCGGGAATGTCATGTCCAGCCCGATTGGTTGCTTATCTATCGCATTGAGAAAGATGTTCTTGTCCTTACGCTGACCCGCACGGGTACCCACAGCGATTTATTCTAA